The window TCTTCGTCGAAAAGAGTAGCACTGAACGTGAGTGCTAAACCACCAGAATTAACGTAGAGCGAAAGTTCCGTTTGCTCCTCGGTCGAAAGCGAGAATCGATTGCTGGTCTGACGCAGATCGCCCGTCGAGCGTGCAATTTGTAAGTCTCGCCCTTCCACGACGGGCGCAAACACGAGCGGCGTGCTCTCTGGCATATCCGAGATTGCATCGGCGGCGAGCATCCATCGCGATTCCAATTGCTCCAGCCGCGCGCGACGGCGATTGGCAGCCGCGTTTCTGCGGTGAGTGCTTCGTCCGCGACGGTTCCTTTGGGCTCGACCGGGAATCAAAGCTCTTCCTTCGTCCTGAGTAACTTGCTGCGATGGAGACGTCGAACCAGTGTCAGCCAAACTTCAGCACATAGACCGAGATGGATGCTGGATCTATATTCAGTTCCAGCTATTGTAGTTTCTCGGGATGCTCATTCCGAGCGTCTGTTTTAAGAAGGGGTGCTTGCGCCCAGTGGAATGTCGGTGCTCCATAGGGAAACGAGGTTCCGTGATGCAGCTGGGTTCTCTTGCAGCCATTGGCACATCGCGAGGCGTCGTTCGGGGCCGGTTGCGTCCTGGATCGACGCAGTGCGGATTTTGGGTTGGCCGCCGGCCTCGTTTCGCCAAAAGCGTGCTGCCGATTCGCTGGCGAGGTGGTCGCCAAAACGAACGGTGAAGTCGGAAGTTTCGCCCACGAACAACACGGAACCGTCTTGGGCGAGCACCTGGTACAAGCCACCTTTGGCGGAGCCGCTTTTCGAAGTCGGCCCAGATGTGGTCGTCCAGTTTTTTGCGGCTGAGAACTTTGGGGTCGATGGCTCGGGTTCGTCCGCGCCGGGTTGGTGCTCTCGGGCAGTGGTCGCCCACGATCGTAGCTGGGTCGCACACCAACGAAGAGTCAAAGGATCGGCATCCGCCGCATGCAGCAACGCTTCGCGATCGAACTCTTCCAGCAACTTCGGATCGGTGAAAATATCGTCCAAGCTGTGTTCGGGATAACGTTGCACCAGGATCGCCCACGCCAATTCAGCGGCATAGCTGAACCGTTCCAGTGTGGTCGTTGGGATCGTCGTGGGACGCTCGGTGTGAATGCCTTCCGCGGTCAACGCACCAGACGCGCGAAGTTCGATCAGTCGCTGGCGTCGGGACGAAGCGGGCTCGCGTTCGGAGATTCGGCGACAGGCGGATTCCAGACGATCACTGAGGACCGGATCGAGCAGCACCCGATCGACGGAGTGGCCATCATGAATTTCGCGAAAGGCGTTGATCAGTTCGCCATCCGTCATGGCACGCATGGTTTCAAACTGGAATTCCAACTGAGGTCCGACCTGTTGGGTTGCCCAGCGTTGTCGTTCTTCCTCCTCGCGAGCCAGCTTTTCCGCCTTGGATTCGTTCTTCTTTCCGTTGGTGGCGGGGGCACTGCGAAGCGGGTCTGCGGCACCAGTGAGCGGGTCGCCAACGCGAATTTGTTCGAGACGTTCGGTTCCGAGGGAAACGTATTCTTCGCTCATCTCAAAGCTGATGAATTCGCGACCGAGCTTTTTGGCAACGGCGACCGTGGTGGCACTTCCGCTGAAGGGATCCAGCACTTTGTCACCGGGATCACTGCAGGCCCGAATGATGCGGCCGAGCAATTGTTCGGGCATTTGGCAGCCGTGGAATCCAGCACGCTCTTTGAACGTGCCTGCGACTCGGGGGAAGTACCAGATGTCTTCGTCGGCCGTGAAGCCGTAGGGCAGATCCTGAGGACGCAGGATCCAAGTGTCATCAGGCATCCGGCCTTTGCTGTTGGCGCGGCGGTCGTTGTAGACCAACTGCCGAGCCGAAGGCACCCGCACGGATGGATCGTCTGCGTTGAACTTGAAGTGTTTTTCGTCTTTGACGAAATGAAACAGGTGAGCGTGAGATCGCGTGAACTTGTATTTGCAGTGCACGCCAAAGGTGTAGTACCAGATGACCCAGCTTCGGCACTGAAAGCCGATCTGCTGTGCGAGCACCTTTAGTTCAGCGGCGTACTCGTCGCCGATTGCCAACCAGAAAGCTCCGTCATCGGCCAGCACGCGGTGCACGCCGCGAATCCAGCTCTCGGACCACTGGATGTATTCATCGGATTCCAACGAGTCGTCGTAGACGTCGTAGGTGTAGCCGATGTTGAACGGCGGGTCGGCGAACGCAAGATCGATGCAGCCGGCGGGCAATTCAGCCATGCCATCGATGCAATCTGAAACGTGAATTTGTCCGAACGCTGGGTGAGTCTTCAAAACATTCGGATCCATTCACGGGCCACAAACAATCAACTGTTGGGCCGGATGATCCACCATAAGCGTTCGAAGATCAACGCCTCATCGTCGCCAGACGCGAGAGCTTGGTGGGCCAATTCACGCTGGGCGGTGTTGAGTTTCAATTGACCCGCCAGATGAGCGACGTGGTCCAATCGGCTGTCGAAGTCCGGCAACCGCGAAATCCACGCCGGAACGATCATCGACGAACGCATTGGATAGCCGGTCGAAGCCACAACGGTTTTGCGATCCCGGTTCTTGTCGGGACGGCGGTCACCCGAGTCGGAAGGCGACCCGTCGGTGGTCATTTCACTGCCGAGTGGTTGAGCCAGCAATGCATCTCGACCGCTGCCGGCGGGCCAATTTGGTTTGGCGTCCAGTTGGGCGACCTGCAAGCGACGTTGGGCGGATTCAGGCCGGCGGAACGGCGATCGAGCGGCCATCGCGTGGACCGCGGCAACGGCGTTGGACCACTGCTCATCATCAGCGACCAAGATGCCCTGAGCCGACATCGCCTCAGGTACCGAGCGAGTCATCACGGCATCGGACAGCAGGATCGATAGGCAACGCAGAACGTCAAAATCACTGGCGATCAAATCATCGACCAATGGACGTAGCGTCTCGGGCGGAACAGAAGCTGCCGACGCAACCGACAGATCAAACGGGCTGGTCGTTGACGGCGAATCATGGACCATCGTGAACAACGTGGACACAATGCCTTCCGCTAGATCACGCGAACCGATCAAGCCCTCAGACCAGGCCTGTGATTGTTCTTCGGTGGGAGGGCTGGCCAATTGCCGGCGACCATCCAACGTGTCGTAAAACAAATCTTTCCCAGCACGCGAAGGATTCAACAGCGGTGCCAAACCAGCAGCAACGCTCCAGTAATCGGCTTGAGAGGGAACCTCATCACCCGCGTTGGGAACATCGTGGCAACGTTGACAACGTAAGTCTTGGTGATTCGTCAATGCGGCTGTCTTGACGGTGACTTCGTGCAAGTCCGCAGGTTGCAGCATGCGAATCCAAGGCGTCGCAGCGGGTGTCTTGGAGGCGGATGCTTGATCGCCAGCCTTTGGCGTCGTTTGCGAAGGACGCATCCACGATGCGATCAACCGGTCCGCGCCCGTTCCCGATCTCAACACTTCGCTGAGTGATTTGGTGGCGTTTTCGTTTTGTGAGCTCTTACCAAGGAACGACGCAAGCAGACGGTTGGAGATCGCTTGACGGTTGGATGGTTTTTGGAGGGCAACTTGAATCGCTGCGGAGTCGCCGATTGCCTCGACAGGAACCTCGATTCCCAATCGATCGGATAGCTCTCGCCGGATGGAATCCTTGTCACGCGATGGCGTGGGATTGATACCAAGTCGCTTCCAGTGCGATTGCCAACGTGAATCAACCGTCTTGGAAACCAGGGTGATCGGTGCAGGTGAACCTGAATTACGATCGCGTGGGATCGTCAGTTGATCCAGGGTTTCCGGCGAAGCGTTAGTCGACGAGCCAAGTTCGTCAGCGTTGTTGTTCGATGGATTGCCAGCCAATTCAATTGGTTGAGGACGTTGTCTCGGAGTCGATTTGGGTTGTGGCGAGGCGTCATTGCCCTCGTTCTCAACGATCGCAGTCGGTCCAGGAACCGAGGGCGCATTCTGGGCGGCTTCGTCGGCTCGAGCTTGCAAAGCCAAGTCGGATCGATATTTCAATCCCAAGGCGATTCCGACGCTCAGCAACAACGCGGCGGCGGTTCCGATCAGAAGCGTGACGATTGATAGCTTGGAGGTGTACTTCGATGATCGCGAAGTCTCGCTGACGGAACCGGTTTTGGACCCCGTGCGTTTCGTATGTGAGCCTTCTTCTTTATCTGCCAGTCGTTGCAGAATGAGTCCGGTTTGATCGGGAGGTGTTGGACCACCGAGTGCTTCCTGCAGCAGCAGGTCCAACATGGCATCGTCACGCAACGAATCGGGGCCCTGGTTCTCAGGTCCTTCGTTGTGTGGTTCAGCGGGAGATGGATTGGTATTCATGACGGTTGGGTTATAGCGCGGAGTTTTTCTTCCACGCAATCTCGAAGTTGTGCTTTCGCTCGCTGCATCAGGTTTCGGGCTCCGTGGTCGGAGATGCCGAGGTTTTCCCCGATTTTCACTCGCGGTGTGTTGTGAACGAAACGCATCGCCAAGGCGTCACGAGCACGTTCGGTCAGGCTCTCCATGCATTCTCGGAGGGCTTCGACGGTTTCATTGCCCGTCAAATCCTTGCCCGCCCAACGTTGCCAACTCTCGTCCAGCAACTCAGGTGAATCAGAAAGGTGGATCCGTCCAAACTTTCGGTGATAGGAAACGAGGAGGTTGTAGGCCGTCCGTCGCAGGTATTCTGAGGTGGCTTCGTCTGAATGTTGAACGAAGTTGTCTCGTCGAAGTACACGCAGAAACGTCTCCTGCGTCAAATCGTCCGCCGTGGCGGCGTCACATCCGAGCAGTCGCAAATACCGCCAAATTCCATCTTGGTGGCGGACAACTAATTCAGCTGGTGAAAGTTCACTCACACATCCATTGGCCTGGGTCTCAGGCCACCAATTCACGAATGAGCTTTCCGCCGCCAGCAATTTTCATCGGTCGTCCGTTGTTACTGGTGAAGGTGGTTTCGGTTGAAATTCCCAAGCCTTTGCAGACCGTCGTCATCAGATCTTCGCTGCTATAGGGTTCCGTCTCAACCGCAGTTCCGTCGGAATTGGTCTCTCCGACGGCCAAACCGCCCTTGATTCCCGCTCCGCCGACCACGCAAGACCACGCCCGGGCGAAGTGATCTCGACCGGCGTTGGCGTTGATTCGAGGTGTCCGGCCGAATTCACCCATCCACATCACTACGGTGTCCTGCAGCAATTCTCGCTGGGCCAAATCCTCGACCAGAGCACTCATGGCGCGGTCCAAATTTGGCAACTTGGTGTCTTTGAGAGTCGCGTGAATGTTGTTGTGCATGTCCCAGCCGCCCAGGTCGACTTCGATGAACGGCACTCCGGCTTCGACCAAACGACGGGCCAGCAAGCATCCTTGGCCAAAGTTGTCGGTGCCGTAGCGTTCTTTGACTTCATCGGGTTCTTTCTCGACGCGAAACGCTTCCATCTGCTCACTGGTCATCAGGTCCAGCGTTTTCCCCAGCACTTTCGCGTGTTCAGCAGCGGGCGTGTCACGGGTCCGCTTGGCAAACCCACTTTCGATCATGTTCAGTGCCGCCATGCGTTGCAGCAGACGTTGATCGTCCAGGTTCATTTTCAAGTTGCGAACACGACCGTTGCTGGTGACGGAGAAAGGCGACCAAGCCATCCCCAGGAAACCAGGTCCGGCACCCGCACCACCAACCGAAACGAATGGAGGGATCTCCAACTCGGGTCGTTGATCAATCAACTCGTGAGCGATCACGCTGCCGTAGCTTGGGTGTTCGATGTTGGGATTGGGAACGTAGCCCGTGTGCATGTAGTAGCTGCCGCGACTGTGGTCGGCTTCGCGAGTCGACATGCTGCGAACGACTGACAGATGCTTCATTTGTTGAGCGACCATCGGCATGTGCTCACAGATCTGAGCGTTACCGGTCGTTGAGATCGGACGGAATGGGCCGCCGGTCGGAGCACCGGGTTTCAAATCCCAAATGTCGATCGTTGCTGGACCGCCACCCATCCAAAGCAAAATCGCGGACTTGCGATTGCGTCGCATCTCATCGGCTTGCGCGGCGATGTTGCCACCCAGAGTCCACGCGGCAGCAGCTGCGGCAGATGACCCAGCCAAGTGGCTCATGAAGTGACGACGCGTCATGCCGTTTGGTGTGGAAAGATCCATGGTGAACTCCGGGAAAGAAAAGGTGGTCGGTTGGAGGCGATGGACGAGCCACCGCGAATTTGTTTTGAATAGAAGACTCGCTGAGGTAGCGGGTCTCGAGGTCGATTCGATGCGGCGTCAGTGCTGCATGATGAATTCGTTGCTGTTCAGAATCGCCCACCACATGTCTTGCAACATCTCAGGCTCATCGCCTTTGCGAGCGACCAACAGTTTGCTGGCGATCGACACTTCGTTCTTGGTCGGACGACGTGCCAAACCGCTGAGGAACAATCGCGTCACACGATCTTTCGGCGAACGACCGGTTTGACTGAGTTGATCAAGGAACGATCCCGCTTCGAGGCTGATCGCGTTCTTGGTGAGATCACCGTTGAACAACATCAACGCTTGTGGAATCGATCCATTGAAGGTGGTTGTTTCGGTTCCTTCGTCGTTTCCAAAAGCGACAACGAACTGTGACAACCAACGGCGACGTTCGGCTTCTTGTTGTTCGTAGCTGCCCTTGGATTGAGCGTTGCTGGCGGTGACCATCGACGCGTAGAGTTGTTCAGCGCTCATCTGACGCAAATAGAACCGCGAAAATTTGGGTGACTCACCGATCGTTGGATCGTCGATCTCGTTGCTGGCACTCAGCGTCGATGCCAATTGATAGGGACGACTGAGCGTGATCCAGGTGATCAGCTTCTTCAAGTCATAACTATTCGCTCGGAATTCCTTGCCCAGGTTTTCCAGCAACTCAGGATGCGATGATGGGTTGTGTGGACCCAGGTCATCGATCGGACGAGTGAATCCGTAGCCGAGGAACATCGACCACATTCGGTTGACGATCATTTTGTCCAAGTACTCGCTTTGCAGCATCAAGCGTCCGAGTTCTTCTCGGCGATTGACGTCTTCGACAAAGCCACTCTTTTCGATTTCGGTGCCGTCTGTGAAGACTGGGTACGCGACCTTTTGAAGGCCGTTTCGCAGTTCGTAAAACACCAGCGCGTCTTCGGGATCGTTGGCTTCCCCGGCAAAGTCTTGGCTGACCAATTCAGCGGACTCGATGTCCTGCGTTCCATCAACGAACCGGCGTAGAGCACGGGTTTGGCGGAAGAACGCGTTGAACTCCCAAAACTTCTGTTGTTTCCACTGGTTGAACGGGTGGTTGTGGCACTGTGTGCACTGGACTTGTTGGCCCAAGAAAATTCGCGAAACGCTGCTGGTTGCGAGCGTACCTTTTTCCGCGTTGACTTTGTCGACCAAGAAGTTGACCGCGCCGTTGAAGTTGGCGTTGCCCGGTGTCGTGGACCCTTCGGCCGTGACTAATTCATAAGTCATTTGGTCATAAGTTTTGTTTCCCGCAAAGCTGTCGCGAAGATACTTCTGCATACCGGTTCGATTCGTCAAATCTCGACGGTCCGTGCCACCACTGCGGCCAATCAATAGGTTCGTCCAAACGGTGGACCAATGATTGGCATACTCTTCGGTGTAGCGATCGTCATTGAGTAATCGATCGACCAAGTTGGCTCGTTTGTTCGAATCGCGATCGCTCATGAATTCGGACAATTCTTCGAGCGATGGAATTCGCCCGATGACATCCAAATACACTCTGCGGCACCAAGTCGCGTCGTCAGCTTCCGCGGCAGGACGGATCGAGAAATCTCGCCAGACCTGTTCAATCGAGTCGTTGATCATCGCCACCTGAGGCGGGACCGCAGGACCGGCGGCATTCACGGCCGGAACCGTCATCGCCGATAGACACGCGAAGAATCCCGCGAACAGTAACCCTTTTGAAAACCCTCTGGAGGGCAGCCACTTGAAGGGCAGAACGAGTGATTTCATGAAGACGCTCGGGAATCGAAGAAAAGATTGGACCCATCTGCCGGCCGAAAAAGCAAACCGGGGAGTGGTCAGACACCAATCGCTGCTGAATGCCGCCAGGTGGAATCACCGACTCATTGCGTCCTGCAAACGGCAACGCGTTCTGGGCCAGTAAAGATAGAACGATTGGGTTCTAGCGATGTACCCACCGGCATTGAGCATGGTGTCGACCGCCTCTCATCTTAATCCAAGCAGGATGGGAACCGGACCGAACTCCTCTAGGGGCAGGAGAAAACGCGGTTCCGAGCGTGTCGACGTGGCCGGATGTTTCGATTTTCCGGGGGGAGCGATGGCCACGTTGGCGGAGTGGCGAATGGCCTCGCCGCCAACCTCTTTCCGCATTTGCACGACGGGAATCTCCGCTCGCAGATGAAATCCTGATGAATTAGGTGAGCGAAGATTGGCCCTGAGTTCTTGATCGCTGTCGTGATTCGCTCAGTGTGAAATGCGAATTCGGCAGAGCTTGTCGTCGGCGGTCATGTACAGCCAATTTTCGTCGCTGTCGAAAGTGCAATTGCTGGTGCGTCCGCCGGTGATGATTCGTCCCAGCAATTTGCCTTCCGAAGTCATCACGTAAATGCCACCTGGTCCACTGGCGAACAAAGTTCCGTCACTGTGAATCGCCATCCCATCAGGAAGACCGGGGAACTCCTTCATCGCGTCGCTCGCGTTGCCAAGCACACGGCGCTGGCCCAGCGTTCCGTTTGACTTCAGCGGGAACGCCATCCAAATCGGCTCTTGAGGATCGCTCTGCGCGACATACAACGTCGACTCATCGGGTGACAATCCGATGCCGTTGGGGCGAGCGATTGAATCCGTCAGAAGTGTTATGTCGCCTGTTTTGGTGACACGGTACACACCACAGAAATCGAGTTCACGTCGCTTGTCTTCCGCGCGCTCGGGCAAACCATAAGGCGGGTCGGTGAAGTACAAGTTGCCGGCTTTGTCGAACACCAGATCGTTGGGGCTGTTGAGCCGTTTGCCTTGATAGTTGTCGACAATCGTTCGTTTGCCACCGTCGACGGTCAGGACCGACACGCGGCGGTCACCGTGTTCGCACATCACCAAGCGACCTTTTGCATCCAGCATCAAACCATTGCTGCCGGGTTCCAAACCATAGTACGTGTTGCCGGTGTAACCGCTGGGTTGCAAGAACAACTCAACGCCCTCGCTCTCACTCCAACGAAAGATGCTGTTGCGAGGAATGTCGCTGAACAACAAGGAACCTTCACCACCGTCCTCTTTTGAGGGAACCCAAACGGGGCCTTCGGTCCAAGTGAAACCGGCGGCAAGCACTTCGATCTTGGTTCCCTTTGCGACGTATTGATCCAGCGAATCATCCAGACGTTCAACTTTGCCGATGGTCGATGGCGTTTGGGCAATCGCTCCGGAGCAAGGCATTAGCGACATCATGGAAGCAGCAATCGCCATGAAAGCGACGCGGCGATGACAAAGGGAAAGAGACATCATGTTGGGGATCTCGATTAGGAGGGTGGGGATGGAAGGATGGGTGGCGAAGCATCTTATCCACGACACTGGCGCGACACAAATTTGGCGGTCATGTTCCCCCAGACGCGAGGCATCGATCGTGCACTCGCGAATTTGGTCGGTGCAGTCTTCCAC of the Rhodopirellula baltica SH 1 genome contains:
- a CDS encoding DUF1549 domain-containing protein; protein product: MTVPAVNAAGPAVPPQVAMINDSIEQVWRDFSIRPAAEADDATWCRRVYLDVIGRIPSLEELSEFMSDRDSNKRANLVDRLLNDDRYTEEYANHWSTVWTNLLIGRSGGTDRRDLTNRTGMQKYLRDSFAGNKTYDQMTYELVTAEGSTTPGNANFNGAVNFLVDKVNAEKGTLATSSVSRIFLGQQVQCTQCHNHPFNQWKQQKFWEFNAFFRQTRALRRFVDGTQDIESAELVSQDFAGEANDPEDALVFYELRNGLQKVAYPVFTDGTEIEKSGFVEDVNRREELGRLMLQSEYLDKMIVNRMWSMFLGYGFTRPIDDLGPHNPSSHPELLENLGKEFRANSYDLKKLITWITLSRPYQLASTLSASNEIDDPTIGESPKFSRFYLRQMSAEQLYASMVTASNAQSKGSYEQQEAERRRWLSQFVVAFGNDEGTETTTFNGSIPQALMLFNGDLTKNAISLEAGSFLDQLSQTGRSPKDRVTRLFLSGLARRPTKNEVSIASKLLVARKGDEPEMLQDMWWAILNSNEFIMQH
- a CDS encoding SMP-30/gluconolactonase/LRE family protein, yielding MMSLSLCHRRVAFMAIAASMMSLMPCSGAIAQTPSTIGKVERLDDSLDQYVAKGTKIEVLAAGFTWTEGPVWVPSKEDGGEGSLLFSDIPRNSIFRWSESEGVELFLQPSGYTGNTYYGLEPGSNGLMLDAKGRLVMCEHGDRRVSVLTVDGGKRTIVDNYQGKRLNSPNDLVFDKAGNLYFTDPPYGLPERAEDKRRELDFCGVYRVTKTGDITLLTDSIARPNGIGLSPDESTLYVAQSDPQEPIWMAFPLKSNGTLGQRRVLGNASDAMKEFPGLPDGMAIHSDGTLFASGPGGIYVMTSEGKLLGRIITGGRTSNCTFDSDENWLYMTADDKLCRIRISH
- a CDS encoding DUF1501 domain-containing protein, with product MDLSTPNGMTRRHFMSHLAGSSAAAAAAWTLGGNIAAQADEMRRNRKSAILLWMGGGPATIDIWDLKPGAPTGGPFRPISTTGNAQICEHMPMVAQQMKHLSVVRSMSTREADHSRGSYYMHTGYVPNPNIEHPSYGSVIAHELIDQRPELEIPPFVSVGGAGAGPGFLGMAWSPFSVTSNGRVRNLKMNLDDQRLLQRMAALNMIESGFAKRTRDTPAAEHAKVLGKTLDLMTSEQMEAFRVEKEPDEVKERYGTDNFGQGCLLARRLVEAGVPFIEVDLGGWDMHNNIHATLKDTKLPNLDRAMSALVEDLAQRELLQDTVVMWMGEFGRTPRINANAGRDHFARAWSCVVGGAGIKGGLAVGETNSDGTAVETEPYSSEDLMTTVCKGLGISTETTFTSNNGRPMKIAGGGKLIRELVA
- a CDS encoding DNA methyltransferase; this translates as MKTHPAFGQIHVSDCIDGMAELPAGCIDLAFADPPFNIGYTYDVYDDSLESDEYIQWSESWIRGVHRVLADDGAFWLAIGDEYAAELKVLAQQIGFQCRSWVIWYYTFGVHCKYKFTRSHAHLFHFVKDEKHFKFNADDPSVRVPSARQLVYNDRRANSKGRMPDDTWILRPQDLPYGFTADEDIWYFPRVAGTFKERAGFHGCQMPEQLLGRIIRACSDPGDKVLDPFSGSATTVAVAKKLGREFISFEMSEEYVSLGTERLEQIRVGDPLTGAADPLRSAPATNGKKNESKAEKLAREEEERQRWATQQVGPQLEFQFETMRAMTDGELINAFREIHDGHSVDRVLLDPVLSDRLESACRRISEREPASSRRQRLIELRASGALTAEGIHTERPTTIPTTTLERFSYAAELAWAILVQRYPEHSLDDIFTDPKLLEEFDREALLHAADADPLTLRWCATQLRSWATTAREHQPGADEPEPSTPKFSAAKNWTTTSGPTSKSGSAKGGLYQVLAQDGSVLFVGETSDFTVRFGDHLASESAARFWRNEAGGQPKIRTASIQDATGPERRLAMCQWLQENPAASRNLVSLWSTDIPLGASTPS
- a CDS encoding RNA polymerase sigma factor: MSELSPAELVVRHQDGIWRYLRLLGCDAATADDLTQETFLRVLRRDNFVQHSDEATSEYLRRTAYNLLVSYHRKFGRIHLSDSPELLDESWQRWAGKDLTGNETVEALRECMESLTERARDALAMRFVHNTPRVKIGENLGISDHGARNLMQRAKAQLRDCVEEKLRAITQPS